The following DNA comes from Gordonia zhaorongruii.
ACCGGCGGGCACGCCAAGCTGCGAGGGCAGCCCGGCGATCGCCTCCTTGGTCCCGATGACCGGGAGGATCGACGCCTGATCGAGTCCGGTGACCCCGAACCGTCGCTGCAGCGCCGTGGCAGCCGCTTCGCGGAGGGTGAGCGTGCCCAGGGTGGCCGGGTAGCCCGGGAACTCCGCCGAGGCGGCGAGGGCGTCGCGGATCACCGGGTCGACGGGATCGACGGGTGTGCCGACCGAGAGGTCGACGATCCCGTCGGCGTGCGATGCGGCACGAGCCTTCGCGCCCGCGATCGTGTCCCACGGGAAGTCCGGCAGGCCGGCGCTCACCGGCCGCAAGCGACTCACGGCGTGATCAGTCCTCTTCGCCCATCGGAGGCAGCTTCTTGATGAACTCGGCGTCGTAGTCGACCTTGCCGACCTTGCTCGCCCCACCGGGCGAACCCAGTTCGTCGAAGAAGTCGACGTTGGCGCTCACATAGGGCTCCCACTCGTCGGGCACATCGTCCTCGTAGAAGATCGCCTCGACCGGGCACACCGGCTCGCAGGCACCGCAGTCGACGCATTCGTCGGGCTGGATGTAGAGCATCCGGGCACCCTCGTAGATGCAGTCGACCGGGCACTCCTCGACGCACGCCCGATCCAGGACGTCGACGCAGGGCTCGGCGATGATATAGGTCACAACGCTCTCCTCACTGAACAGATGACCGAAGGCGAGGGCTGATCGCATCCGGCGGAAGTCTCGATACAGATTATCCGCCCCGGTCGTCCCGGGCCGAAACGCCTCCCCCGCAAGGGGCTGCAGATCACACCCATCACCTGGCACTACTTTTGCGCACGGTGAATGAAAGTCAGATCGACAGGGTCGGCCCAGCCGACCCGACCGGCACCGCGACCCGAGAGTAGTCGGTCGTGCGCTGACGCGCGTTCCGCCCGATGCCCTCGACGATCTCGGTCAGCTCCTCCACGGTCTTCTCCGAGCCGTGCTGACTGCCGGCCATCCGCGAGATGGTCTCCTCCATCAGCGTGCCGCCCAGGTCGTTGGCTCCACCGCGCAGCATCGCGCGTGTGCCCTCCACCCCGAGCTTCACCCAACTGGTCTGGATGTTGTCGATCCGCCCGTGCAGCATGATGCGGGCCAGGGCGTGAACGGCCCGATTGTCGCGCCGGGTGGGGCCCGGCCGGGACGCCCCCGCCAGGTACAGCGGAGACGACTGATGCACGAACGGCAAGGGCACGAACTCGGTGAATCCGCCTGTTCGATCCTGGATCCCGCGCAGGACGTTCAGGTGTCCGACCCAGTGCCGCGGCGAGTCGACGTGCCCGTACATCATGGTCGAGCTGGAGGGGATGCCCACTTCGTGCGCGGTGGTGACGATGTCGATCCACGCCGACGCAGGCAGCTTGCCCTTGGTCAGGATCCAGCGCACCTCGTCGTCGAGGATCTCGGCGGCCGTTCCGGGGATGGAATCCAGCCCGGCCTCGCGCAACGCGGTCAACCATTCGCGGACCGACTCGCCGCCGCGGGACGCTCCGTTCACGATCTCCATCGGACTGAAGGCGTGCACGTGCATGGACGGCACACGCGCCTTGACCGCGCGGACCAGATCCGCGTATCCGCTCACCGGGAGTTCGGGATCGATGCCGCCCTGCATGCAGACCTCGGTGGCCCCCGCGACATGCGCCTCCCACGCCCGGTCCCCGACGTCGGCTGTCGACAGGGTGAACGCGTCCGCATCACCCTTACGCTGCGCGAACGCGCAGAATCGGCAGCCGGTATAGCAGATATTGGTGAAGTTGATGTTCCGGTTCACCACGTAGGTGACGTCGTCGCCGATCACGTCGGCTCGGATCGAATCGGCAAGAGCGGCAAGAGCATCCATGCCCGCGCCGTCCGCGGTCGCCAGAGTCAGGTACTCGTCGTCGGACAATCCGGCCGGATCGGCCTCCGCGTGGCGCAGCGCGGTGGCGACCTCCGACTCCAGCCGCTCGGGTACTCCGGCGTCGGCATCGAGCGCCAGGACCTGCTCGCGGATCGTGTCCCAGTCGCCGAACGCACTCGCCAGGTCGCTACGGGTGTCGGTGTTCCGTCCGTCGGTGTCGATGGCGGTGTTCAGGTCGGTCCGGCCCGACGAGCCCCAGTCCTCATCCGGCTCCTGCCATGGCAGACCCTCCGGACGCACATCGACGGCCAGCCCCGTGTCCGGGTCGGTGAGCGCCGCGACGTGCCGGGCGATGCGGGGATCGATCCACGGCGAACCGGCGAGCACATACCTCGGCTGCGCGGCCGAGCGCTCGGTCAGCGAGTACCCGGTGGACGCGGTGATCTCGGCCAGCGTGTCGAGGTTCGGCCACGGCCGCTCGGGATTGACGTGGTCGGGCGTCAACGGCGACACCCCGCCCCAATCGTCGACGCCCGCCTCGACCAGTGCCCGGCACTCGTCCGCCGACACCAGGTTCGGCGGCGCCTGGATGCGCATGCCCGGTCCCATGACCAGTCGTGTGACAGCCACCGCGGCCAGGAACTCCGACATCTCGGCGTCGGGAGCTGAGCCCATCGCCGTATCGGGTTTGGCCCGGAAGTTCTGGACGATCACTTCCTGAATGTGACCGAACGCCTTCTGCACCTTGCGGATCGCGAAGACGGACTCGGCCCGCTCGGTCCGCGTCTCGCCGATCCCGACCAGGATCCCGGTGGTGAACGGGACGGTGAGCCGTCCCGCATCGGTCAGCACGCGCTCACGGACCGCGGGATCCTTGTCGGGGCTCCCGTAGTGGCATTCGCCCTTCTCCGTGAACAGCCGGGTGGACGTGGTCTCGAGCATCATGCCCATCGACGGCGCGACCGGCTTGAGGCGGTTGATCTCCTCCCAGCTCATCACGCCCGGATTCAGGTGCGGGAGCAGGCCGGTCTCCTCCAGCACGCGGATCGATGCGGCTCGGACGTAGTCGAGAGTGGAGTCGTACCCGCGTTCATCGAGCCATTGGGCGGCCTCCGGCCACCGGTCCTCGGGGCGGTCGCCGAGCGTGAACAGCGCTTCCTTGCAGCCGAGCGCCGCTCCGTTGCGCGCGATC
Coding sequences within:
- a CDS encoding bifunctional FO biosynthesis protein CofGH codes for the protein MTSSESASGVSDPTPSAMRRALRRAADAIPLNVDEAAVLLAARGDDLTKLCEAAGRVRDAGLEAEGRAGQITYSRKVFIPLTRLCRDRCHYCTFVTVPGKLKREGHGAFLELDEVVAIARNGAALGCKEALFTLGDRPEDRWPEAAQWLDERGYDSTLDYVRAASIRVLEETGLLPHLNPGVMSWEEINRLKPVAPSMGMMLETTSTRLFTEKGECHYGSPDKDPAVRERVLTDAGRLTVPFTTGILVGIGETRTERAESVFAIRKVQKAFGHIQEVIVQNFRAKPDTAMGSAPDAEMSEFLAAVAVTRLVMGPGMRIQAPPNLVSADECRALVEAGVDDWGGVSPLTPDHVNPERPWPNLDTLAEITASTGYSLTERSAAQPRYVLAGSPWIDPRIARHVAALTDPDTGLAVDVRPEGLPWQEPDEDWGSSGRTDLNTAIDTDGRNTDTRSDLASAFGDWDTIREQVLALDADAGVPERLESEVATALRHAEADPAGLSDDEYLTLATADGAGMDALAALADSIRADVIGDDVTYVVNRNINFTNICYTGCRFCAFAQRKGDADAFTLSTADVGDRAWEAHVAGATEVCMQGGIDPELPVSGYADLVRAVKARVPSMHVHAFSPMEIVNGASRGGESVREWLTALREAGLDSIPGTAAEILDDEVRWILTKGKLPASAWIDIVTTAHEVGIPSSSTMMYGHVDSPRHWVGHLNVLRGIQDRTGGFTEFVPLPFVHQSSPLYLAGASRPGPTRRDNRAVHALARIMLHGRIDNIQTSWVKLGVEGTRAMLRGGANDLGGTLMEETISRMAGSQHGSEKTVEELTEIVEGIGRNARQRTTDYSRVAVPVGSAGPTLSI
- the fdxA gene encoding ferredoxin encodes the protein MTYIIAEPCVDVLDRACVEECPVDCIYEGARMLYIQPDECVDCGACEPVCPVEAIFYEDDVPDEWEPYVSANVDFFDELGSPGGASKVGKVDYDAEFIKKLPPMGEED